Proteins encoded within one genomic window of Oncorhynchus mykiss isolate Arlee chromosome 27, USDA_OmykA_1.1, whole genome shotgun sequence:
- the LOC110507123 gene encoding odorant receptor 131-2-like produces MPNTSQGSEGSLVLPTVQYHRPLNDKVVIVQVFIGIFLCINSLMIVTFFKKEAFFTNTRYIFFAHSLICDSVFLALTDVLLLMSYSRVPMPGGLCIFLIVITETLTIATPLTLTAMSLERYIAICMPLHHSELSTPVRAMRCILLIQALSSVNWIIVISILFSAVPLSFYTSVLVCSFEQMIVFSWQGHLSSALCQFYFLVMSVVIAFTYVKIMVAARAASSDSRKSTNKGLRTVILHGFQLLLSLIQFWCPMIESAIMKINLNVFIEVRYIDYIIFILAPRCLIPLVYGLRDKDFVVVMKYYALFGYSKKVFIFNKDKSNDVKGKKTPMHTCKVNAGHV; encoded by the coding sequence ATGCCGAATACAAGCCAGGGCAGTGAGGGCAGTCTTGTTCTACCGACTGTGCAATACCATAGACCTCTGAATGACAAAGTGGTGATAGTCCAAGTGTTTATTGGCATCTTCCTCTGCATCAACTCCCTCATGATAGTGACCTTCTTTAAAAAAGAGGCCTTCTTCACCAACACACGATACATATTCTTTGCTCACTCGCTGATTTGTGACAGTGTGTTTCTGGCTCTGActgatgtattactgctgatgagCTACTCCAGGGTACCAATGCCAGGTGGGCTATGTATATTTCTGATTGTGATCACAGAAACGCTGACCATTGCCACACCGCTGACACTGACAGCCATGAGCCTGGAGCGCTATATTGCAATCTGCATGCCCCTGCACCACAGTGAACTCTCCACCCCGGTGAGGGCCATGCGCTGCATCCTACTCATCCAGGCTCTCAGCTCTGTTAATTGGATAATTGTGATCTCCATCCTCTTCTCGGCTGTACCTCTGAGCTTCTACACCTCTGTTCTAGTCTGCAGTTTCGAGCAGATGATTGTGTTCTCCTGGCAGGGCCACCTCAGCTCGGCTCTGTGTCAGTTCTACTTCCTGGTCATGTCCGtagtcatagctttcacctatgTGAAGATCATGGTGGCTGCCCGTGCTGCCTCATCAGACAGTAGGAAGTCCACCAATAAGGGCCTGAGGACAGTTATTCTCCACGGCTTCCAGTTACTCCTTAGTTTGATTCAGTTCTGGTGTCCTATGATAGAATCGGCTATAATGAAGATCAATTTGAATGTGTTTATTGAGGTTAGGTATATTGACTATATTATTTTTATTCTTGCCCCTCGATGTCTGATTCCACTTGTGTATGGATTAAGGGATAAGGATTTTGTGGTGGTTATGAAATATTATGCCCTGTTTGGATATTCTaaaaaagtatttatatttaataAGGACAAGTCTAATGATGTAAAGGGAAAAAAAACTCCCATGCACACTTGTAAGGTAAATGCGGGCCATGTGTAA